In the Paenibacillus sp. FSL H7-0357 genome, one interval contains:
- a CDS encoding YezD family protein: MVKPLKVDEVWLTRIAGLLDDMEFGSLHIVVHEGQIVQMERTERKRFENSTANARYSGETGSRRTDTRSAGRG; the protein is encoded by the coding sequence ATGGTTAAGCCACTGAAAGTGGATGAGGTATGGCTGACGCGGATTGCAGGACTTCTGGATGACATGGAGTTTGGCTCATTGCACATCGTAGTGCATGAAGGTCAGATAGTACAGATGGAGCGTACGGAACGCAAACGTTTCGAGAACAGCACTGCAAATGCACGATATAGTGGAGAGACCGGAAGCCGGCGCACCGATACCCGTTCTGCGGGACGAGGATAG